A genome region from Magnolia sinica isolate HGM2019 chromosome 8, MsV1, whole genome shotgun sequence includes the following:
- the LOC131254260 gene encoding uncharacterized protein LOC131254260 produces MEPNITMLRDQGMPESRIVRLITIQPRVLMQTAERLNEIVAMVKEMGFNLSSGNFILAIQSVSTMSRLKWEQKVNLHRRLGWSEDEFISAFRVQPYCMMTSEKKIKRVMNFFVKEMDWKPSDLSRHPGILMFSLEKRIILRCSVLQILMSKGLIKKDSIIRTALVVGDKAFLERFIIKYQEIIPKIITVYRGKMAFEGLDVISEDAGPALKL; encoded by the coding sequence ATGGAACCCAACATCACGATGCTGCGTGACCAAGGCATGCCCGAATCCAGGATTGTGAGATTGATCACAATTCAGCCCAGAGTGCTGATGCAAACTGCTGAACGGTTGAATGAGATCGTCGCTATGGTTAAGGAAATGGGTTTCAATCTGTCGAGTGGGaatttcatcctagccatccagtcAGTGTCAACGATGAGCAGATTGAAGTGGGAACAGAAGGTGAACCTTCATCGGAGGTTAGGGTGGTCTGAGGACGAGTTCATCTCGGCATTCAGAGTGCAACCGTATTGTATGATGACGTCggagaagaagatcaagagaGTAATGAATTTCTTCGTGAAAGAAATGGATTGGAAGCCATCAGATCTTTCTAGACACCCGGGTATACTTATGTTTAGTTTGGAGAAGAGGATCATACTGAGATGTTCAGTCCTTCAGATTCTAATGTCAAAAGGTCTTATTAAGAAGGATTCCATTATAAGAACTGCGTTGGTTGTTGGCGACAAGGCCTTCTTGGAAAGATTTATCATAAAGTATCAGGAGATCATTCCCAAAATAATAACAGTGTATCGAGGCAAAATGGCATTTGAAGGATTAGATGTCATATCTGAAGATGCTGGACCTGCACTAAAATTGTAG